In Spinacia oleracea cultivar Varoflay chromosome 5, BTI_SOV_V1, whole genome shotgun sequence, a single window of DNA contains:
- the LOC110794245 gene encoding pre-mRNA-splicing factor SLU7-A-like has product MAIASVAFKSREDHRKQFELEEARKAGLAPAEVDEDGKEINPHIPQYMSSAPWYLNSNKPSLKHQRKWKSDPNYTKSWYNRGEKGFQASKRLMFQTMHNRVLSVFYWWKENRPVVLYVSFNPS; this is encoded by the exons ATGGCGATTGCATCAG TGGCGTTTAAGTCTAGGGAAGACCATAGGAAGCAGTTTGAATTAGAGGAAGCTCGTAAAGCTGGGCTTGCGCCAGCTGAGGTTGATGAAGATGGAAAAGAGATTAATCCTCACATTCCGCAGTATATGTCTTCTGCTCCTTGGTATCTCAATTCGAATAAGCCG AGTTTGAAGCATCAAAGGAAGTGGAAATCGGATCCGAATTACACCAAATCGTGGTATAACAGAGGTGAAAAAGGTTTTCAGGCATCAAAGAGATTGATGTTCCAGACTATGCACAACCGAGTTCTAAGTGTCTTTTATTGGTGGAAAGAAAATAGACCGGTGGTGCTCTATGTGTCTTTCAATCCCTCCTAA
- the LOC110794244 gene encoding uncharacterized protein: MYQIKEDDKLFSKLVTKESSMANPSFRVYYGGNSVGVPFVWEAKPGTPKHTKHTDYSKEEEENKQYLPPLTPPPCYYLKQPNKLPTNGNSKRSSSRIFLGNLFLFPKSMHRRQISTTSSSSSSTLSCPSSSMLVSDASTMRSSDESRNLSLSLSLSLSRSGSGSGSGTRRRRTLSSPGSLFDFLVNGDQEDVEEEDMRSPRSVFCFGLGCSRRIRSC; the protein is encoded by the coding sequence atgtATCAAATAAAAGAAGATGATAAGTTGTTCTCAAAATTGGTAACAAAAGAAAGTTCAATGGCTAATCCATCATTTAGAGTGTATTATGGTGGTAATTCGGTAGGTGTGCCTTTCGTTTGGGAGGCGAAACCCGGTACACCAAAACATACAAAGCACACTGATTActcaaaagaagaagaagaaaacaaGCAATACCTCCCACCACTTACTCCACCACCTTGTTATTACCTTAAGCAACCTAACAAGTTGCCTACTAATGGTAATAGCAAAAGGTCTTCAAGTAGAATATTTCTAGGTAATTTGTTTTTGTTCCCTAAGAGTATGCATAGGAGGCAGATCTCGACCACATCGTCGTCTTCCTCATCTACATTGTCTTGTCCTTCATCGTCGATGTTAGTATCAGATGCATCGACGATGAGGAGCTCCGATGAAAGCCGGAATCTGAgtctgagtttgagtttgagtttgagccgGAGTGGGAGTGGGAGTGGGAGTGGGACTAGGAGGAGGAGGACGTTGTCGAGTCCTGGATCATTGTTTGACTTCCTTGTCAATGGAGATCAAGAAGATGTTGAAGAAGAAGATATGAGAAGTCCTAGATCGGTTTTCTGCTTTGGGCTTGGTTGTAGTAGGAGGATCCGTAGTTGTTGA